From a single Rickettsia endosymbiont of Cantharis rufa genomic region:
- the petA gene encoding ubiquinol-cytochrome c reductase iron-sulfur subunit, whose protein sequence is MSDTEDNKNKQTSRRDFMVLTASSVAAVGAACTLWPLVDSLNPSADVLALSSIEVDLSNIAVGQTVTVKWQGKPVFITNRTPDKIAGARAVKMSELIDPETDEARVKAGHDNWLVTIGICTHLGCVPLPNQGKYDGWFCPCHGSQYDSSGRVRQGPAPLNLAVPPYTFISDKKIRIG, encoded by the coding sequence ATGTCAGACACTGAAGATAATAAAAACAAACAAACCTCGCGTCGTGATTTTATGGTTCTAACGGCTAGCAGTGTTGCAGCAGTTGGGGCAGCATGCACTCTTTGGCCCCTTGTTGATTCTTTAAACCCTTCTGCAGACGTGCTAGCTTTATCATCAATTGAGGTTGATTTATCAAATATTGCGGTAGGGCAAACAGTTACGGTTAAATGGCAAGGTAAACCGGTTTTTATCACTAACCGCACACCTGACAAAATAGCCGGAGCAAGAGCGGTAAAAATGTCGGAGCTTATTGATCCTGAGACTGATGAAGCGCGTGTAAAAGCAGGTCATGATAATTGGTTGGTGACGATCGGGATCTGCACGCATTTAGGTTGTGTACCACTCCCTAATCAAGGAAAATATGATGGATGGTTTTGTCCGTGCCATGGTTCACAATATGATTCATCTGGTAGAGTACGCCAAGGACCGGCGCCTTTAAATTTAGCAGTGCCGCCTTACACCTTTATTAGCGACAAAAAAATTAGAATAGGGTAA
- a CDS encoding DUF2670 domain-containing protein codes for MWQALRRLIAANPMGFFLWSIITKWYLIIAAASLITLYYTVLGLKKIGFIDYFTKTTIEILDTTKAVAQNCTTKLGPDWNHLVSFWNCLSDPGEYRHEEGTGAKVLEDEINKLAPKQADSAADAERPIINPYEELENPNNLNNTQSGSNNNR; via the coding sequence ATGTGGCAGGCTTTACGAAGGTTAATTGCAGCGAATCCTATGGGATTTTTTCTGTGGTCTATTATCACTAAATGGTATTTAATTATAGCAGCTGCTTCCTTAATTACTTTATATTATACAGTATTGGGCTTAAAAAAAATCGGATTTATAGATTATTTTACTAAAACTACAATCGAGATATTAGATACAACTAAAGCAGTTGCTCAAAATTGTACTACAAAACTAGGTCCTGATTGGAATCATCTAGTTAGCTTTTGGAATTGCTTAAGTGATCCTGGAGAATATAGGCATGAAGAAGGGACGGGAGCAAAAGTGCTAGAAGATGAAATAAATAAGCTTGCGCCAAAACAAGCAGATAGTGCTGCAGACGCCGAGCGTCCTATAATAAATCCTTATGAAGAACTAGAAAATCCAAATAATCTTAATAATACCCAAAGCGGTAGTAATAATAATCGTTAA
- a CDS encoding heme exporter protein CcmB, giving the protein MNNLFVLIKHEFIVQNRINNIIKYLVIFFLFCIISTVLINSEKDITKFGLIFSVICLLISLIGFSSVIFKSDLEDGSLELLLSIVSHEKIILAKFFAIFISSTVGLVLVLPVIYVFFDQTLLEIIFFFISVWMILVLSSSLVVLSGSVQCYFKKNANFVGTFIMPLLIPNIIMTGLILQDNNLRLIFIMIGINLVFLPVSFFLSSYLIKNIYNIT; this is encoded by the coding sequence ATGAATAATCTATTCGTATTAATTAAGCATGAATTTATAGTGCAGAATCGCATTAATAATATAATTAAATATTTAGTGATATTTTTTTTATTTTGCATAATTAGTACTGTTTTAATTAATAGCGAGAAAGATATTACCAAATTCGGTTTAATTTTTTCGGTAATTTGTTTATTAATTTCATTAATCGGTTTTTCTTCGGTTATATTTAAATCTGATTTAGAAGACGGAAGTTTAGAGTTATTATTATCAATTGTTAGTCATGAAAAAATTATATTGGCTAAATTTTTTGCTATATTTATCAGTAGTACGGTAGGGCTGGTTCTTGTTTTACCCGTTATTTATGTTTTTTTTGATCAAACTTTGCTTGAGATAATATTTTTCTTTATTAGTGTATGGATGATATTAGTTTTATCAAGTAGTTTAGTAGTTTTATCCGGTAGCGTACAATGTTATTTTAAGAAGAATGCTAATTTTGTTGGTACATTTATTATGCCGTTATTAATTCCAAATATTATAATGACGGGTTTAATATTACAAGATAATAACTTACGATTAATTTTTATTATGATAGGAATTAATTTAGTATTTTTACCGGTTTCGTTCTTCTTAAGTTCCTATTTAATTAAAAATATTTATAATATTACGTGA
- a CDS encoding DUF4040 domain-containing protein yields MNTALNFDIGNYLLNLIVFLLILISIKIIFTKDLLNAVIAASVFSLLIGVSYLIMDAPDVAMTEAALGACLSTCVYLNLLRKLPPDLKNIERTNIIPASLICLLFVVTLTYIGLELPNYGKDNAPLHMYASKYYIENTSKDIGVPSLVAAILASYRGYDTLGETSVILIAGIAVLLVFSKKLEEVDSRTQDVIPWLDHGMTKPTTILKAYPIIKYITGFIIPYIILYSIYIQLNGESSPGGGFQAGVIFASSLIAYDLIYGKQYFQTNILISVAVLGVSIYAIVGTTSLFFNDNYLNYYSLTNFINDKLLAQHIFIVIAEIGIGLTIAATMYLIYNVLNSYE; encoded by the coding sequence ATGAATACAGCTTTAAATTTTGATATTGGAAATTACCTACTTAACTTAATTGTTTTTTTATTGATTTTAATATCCATAAAAATAATTTTTACTAAAGATTTGCTAAATGCAGTGATTGCTGCCTCTGTCTTTAGTTTATTAATCGGGGTATCTTATCTCATTATGGATGCTCCGGACGTTGCAATGACTGAAGCGGCTCTTGGAGCTTGCTTATCAACATGCGTATATTTAAATTTATTACGCAAATTACCCCCTGATTTAAAAAATATAGAGAGAACTAATATTATTCCCGCAAGTTTAATATGTTTATTGTTTGTAGTAACTCTTACTTATATAGGGCTAGAATTACCGAATTACGGCAAGGATAATGCCCCTCTTCATATGTATGCAAGTAAGTATTATATCGAGAATACTAGCAAAGATATTGGAGTCCCCTCTCTTGTTGCAGCTATTTTAGCTAGTTATCGAGGTTATGACACTTTAGGTGAAACTAGCGTAATTTTAATAGCAGGAATTGCTGTGTTGTTGGTATTTTCAAAGAAACTTGAGGAAGTAGATTCCCGCACGCAAGATGTCATACCGTGGCTTGACCACGGCATGACAAAACCCACAACTATACTTAAAGCATATCCGATAATAAAATATATCACTGGCTTTATAATACCTTATATAATTTTATATAGTATATATATTCAGCTTAACGGTGAATCTTCGCCGGGCGGTGGGTTTCAAGCTGGCGTTATATTTGCGTCTAGCCTCATTGCTTATGATCTGATTTATGGAAAGCAATATTTCCAAACTAATATATTGATTTCCGTTGCCGTTTTAGGTGTATCAATATATGCAATCGTAGGAACGACATCATTATTCTTTAATGATAATTATTTAAATTATTATTCACTAACAAATTTTATCAATGATAAGCTGCTTGCCCAACATATCTTTATAGTTATTGCTGAAATAGGAATAGGTTTAACTATCGCAGCTACTATGTATTTAATTTACAATGTACTTAATAGTTATGAATAA
- a CDS encoding Na+/H+ antiporter subunit G: MTLYYIGILLVITGLFAIFSGIIGFFRFPDFYTKLHAASVIESLGVPICLLGFACINADIVSSVKLILAALLIFLLNPVATHALGKASLLSVSFLRKQESRKKLKKTGSRDQVAG, encoded by the coding sequence ATGACACTATATTATATCGGAATTTTATTAGTAATTACTGGATTATTTGCTATATTTTCAGGTATAATCGGGTTTTTTAGATTTCCTGATTTTTATACTAAATTACATGCCGCAAGTGTTATTGAAAGTTTAGGAGTGCCTATCTGCTTATTAGGTTTTGCATGTATTAATGCAGATATTGTTAGCTCTGTTAAATTAATTTTAGCGGCTTTATTGATTTTTCTACTAAATCCGGTAGCAACTCATGCACTTGGTAAAGCCTCTTTGCTTTCTGTGTCATTCCTGCGGAAGCAGGAATCCAGAAAAAAATTAAAAAAGACTGGATCCCGTGATCAAGTCGCGGGATGA
- a CDS encoding NADP-dependent isocitrate dehydrogenase, with amino-acid sequence MAEFTPITIAYGDGIGPEIMEAVLYILRKAEARIRLETIEVGEKLYKKHYTSGISEESWESIQRTGIMLKAPITTPQGGGYKSLNVTIRKTLQLFANIRPSVSLYPFTKTLHPNLNLTIIRENEEDLYAGIEYRQTHNMYESMKLISHTGCEKIIKYAFEYAVKNNRKKVTCLSKDNIMKFSDGVFHKVFNEIAKEYPQINNEHYIIDIGTARLATKPEIFDVIVTSNLYGDIISDVAAEISGSVGLAGSANIGQHYAMFEAVHGSAPDIAGQDIANPSGLLNAAIMMLVHIGQGDIVTLIENAWKKTIEDGVHTADIYNEQNSSKKVGTKEFAEEVVKRLGRLPIKLPKADYPLIAEKQESNIDYKIDTKEVKKLVGTDIFVNINVSSAHDIADKINKLDIGNFELKTISSKGLKLWPRDTRFETISDHWCCRFMTKGGSELKHLDITKLLEALSKANIDFIKVENLFEFDGVAGYSLAQGE; translated from the coding sequence ATGGCAGAATTTACACCGATTACAATTGCATACGGAGACGGAATAGGCCCTGAAATAATGGAGGCAGTGCTTTATATATTGCGTAAAGCGGAGGCTCGTATTCGCCTAGAGACCATTGAAGTAGGTGAAAAGCTTTACAAGAAGCATTATACCTCGGGCATAAGCGAAGAAAGCTGGGAATCAATACAACGCACCGGCATTATGCTTAAAGCCCCGATTACCACACCACAAGGTGGAGGATATAAAAGTTTAAATGTTACGATTCGTAAAACATTACAGCTTTTTGCTAATATTCGCCCTTCCGTCTCGCTTTATCCATTTACTAAAACTCTGCATCCAAATCTAAACCTAACTATTATACGTGAAAACGAGGAAGATTTATACGCAGGTATAGAATACCGCCAAACGCATAATATGTATGAGTCAATGAAGTTGATAAGTCATACAGGATGTGAAAAAATTATTAAATATGCTTTTGAATATGCGGTAAAAAATAACCGTAAAAAAGTCACGTGTTTAAGCAAAGATAATATAATGAAATTTTCCGATGGGGTTTTTCATAAAGTATTTAATGAGATTGCAAAAGAATATCCGCAAATTAATAATGAGCATTATATTATCGATATCGGGACGGCAAGGCTTGCTACCAAACCGGAAATATTTGACGTTATCGTGACTTCTAATTTATACGGTGATATCATATCCGATGTAGCTGCCGAAATTTCGGGCTCGGTAGGGTTAGCGGGTTCTGCAAATATCGGGCAGCATTATGCGATGTTTGAAGCAGTACACGGAAGTGCCCCCGATATTGCAGGTCAGGATATCGCTAACCCGTCAGGGTTGTTAAATGCTGCTATAATGATGCTTGTTCATATAGGGCAGGGTGATATTGTTACATTAATCGAAAATGCTTGGAAGAAAACTATAGAGGATGGAGTTCATACAGCCGATATATATAATGAGCAAAATTCTAGTAAAAAAGTCGGTACAAAAGAATTTGCTGAAGAAGTAGTGAAAAGACTAGGGCGGCTACCAATAAAATTACCTAAAGCAGATTATCCCTTAATTGCCGAGAAACAAGAAAGCAATATAGATTATAAAATTGATACCAAAGAAGTTAAGAAATTGGTTGGTACAGATATATTTGTAAATATAAATGTATCTTCCGCTCATGATATAGCAGATAAAATTAATAAGCTCGATATTGGTAATTTTGAGTTAAAAACAATCTCGTCAAAAGGGTTAAAATTGTGGCCTCGTGATACAAGATTTGAGACTATATCCGATCATTGGTGTTGTCGTTTTATGACTAAAGGCGGTTCAGAGCTTAAACATCTAGACATTACTAAACTGCTTGAAGCTTTAAGCAAAGCAAATATCGATTTTATCAAAGTAGAGAATTTATTTGAGTTTGACGGTGTGGCAGGTTATAGCTTGGCTCAGGGTGAATGA
- a CDS encoding OmpH family outer membrane protein — MIYRILCLCILIINLPVMAKIENIVNKDGDFKVRVAVVDVQSVLEGSIAIKDLRNKIEKLNHKIQEDIAAKEAEFKPMEEKLINARASLSEDDFERKVNEFNAKVSHVRKEIQIKKTKLEQAHAEAMSRVHETTITIISDLAEKYNLNLVIPSAQVLYAKNNLNITSEVTFMLNERLKEVTINY, encoded by the coding sequence ATGATATATCGAATATTATGTTTATGTATATTAATAATAAATTTGCCGGTTATGGCAAAGATAGAAAATATAGTAAATAAAGACGGTGATTTTAAAGTTAGAGTAGCCGTTGTAGACGTACAATCCGTCCTAGAAGGATCGATTGCTATTAAGGACCTACGTAATAAAATCGAAAAGCTTAATCATAAAATTCAAGAGGATATCGCTGCAAAAGAGGCTGAATTTAAGCCTATGGAAGAAAAGCTGATAAATGCAAGGGCTTCTTTAAGTGAAGATGATTTTGAACGAAAAGTAAACGAATTTAATGCAAAAGTTAGTCACGTTAGAAAAGAAATTCAGATTAAGAAAACAAAACTTGAACAAGCTCACGCTGAAGCTATGAGTAGAGTTCATGAAACAACTATAACGATAATTAGTGATTTGGCTGAGAAATATAATCTTAATTTGGTAATTCCAAGTGCTCAAGTCTTATATGCTAAAAACAATTTAAATATAACTTCTGAAGTGACTTTTATGTTGAATGAGAGATTAAAAGAAGTAACAATTAACTATTGA